In Cellulomonas sp. JZ18, the DNA window CGAGTAGACCTTGAGCAGCTGGTCCGCCGCGGCGTCCCAGCCGAACCGCTCGGCGACGCCCCGCGCGGCACCGGCCCACGCGGCGCGCCGTGCGTCGTCCGCGAGCGCGTCCGCGACCACGTCCGCCCAGCGCGCCGGGTCGTGCCCGCGCACGAGACGGCCCGAGACCCCGTCGTCGACGACCGTGCGCAGCCCGCCGACCGCCGCCGCCAGCACCGGGACGCCGCTCGCCTGCGCCTCGGCGGCGACGAGGCCGAACGACTCCGAGCGGGAGGGCATGGCGACGACGTCGGCCGCGTGGTACCAGCGCGCGAGCTCGTCACGCGGCGCCGGGGGGCGCACCACGACGTCGTCCGCGACGCCCACGGTGGCGGCGAGCGCGAGCAGCTCGCGCACCGCCGTCGGCCGCCCGCTGGGCCCGCCGAGCACGACGAGCAGCGGGACGGGCCGTCCCGACGCCTTGAGGACGCCCAGCGCACGGACGAGCACGTCGGGGGCCTTGAGCGGCTGCACGCGCCCGGCGAACAGCACGACCTGCCGGTCGGCCGGCAGGCCGAGGGCACGCCGCGCGGCCTCGCGCCCGCCGGCCGGTGCGGGCGCGAACCGGTCCAGGTCGACGCCTGGCTCGACCACGTGCACGCGCTGCGGGTCCGCGCCGTACAGGTCGACGAGCTCCCGCGCCTCGACGCCGGTGGAGGCCACGAGCGCGTCCGCCTCGGCGACGACCTGCTCCTCCCCCACCACGCGCACGGTCGGCTCCGGGCTGTCACCGGGGCCGAGGCTCGCGTTCTTCACCCGTGCCAGCGTGTGCGCGGTGTGCACGAGCGGCACCTCCCAGCGCTGCGCCGCGAGCGCGCCGACCTGGCCCGACAGCCAGTAGTGGGAGTGCACGACGTCGTACCAGCCGGGCCGGCGCGCGGCCTCCGAGCGCAGGACGCCGGCCGCCATGCCGCACAGCACGCCGGGCAGGTCGTTCTTGTCGAGCGCCTCGAACGGGCCCGCGGGCACGTGGTGCACGAGGACGGGCGGGACGACGCCCGCCGGCACGTCCCGCGCGAGCAGGACGTCGCGCGCCTCGGCGCCCGCGATGCGGTGACCGTCCGGTGCGGCGCCGTCGAGCACGACCGTCTCGGGCAGGTCCGACGACGTCGCGCGCGTGAAGATCTCGACGCGCGCCCCGCGGGCCGCGAGCGCGCGCGAGAGCTCCAGCACGTACACGTTCATGCCGCCCGCGTCGCCCGTCCCGGGCTGGTCGAGCGGCGACGTGTGCACCGAGAGCATGGCCACCCGGGGTGCTCGCTCGACCGTCACGTGCTCCATTGTCGCCCGGCGCACGAGGGGCGCACGCCGCGGGCCGTCCGGGGCGGCCGCCGGCTCAGCGCACGCGCGCCACGCACGCCGGCGACGGGATGCTCGCGCGGCCGACCTCGGTGCCGTCGTGGTCGAGGACGACGACCGCGTGCGACTCCTGCAGCGCGACGACCGTCCAGTCGGCGACGACCTCGTGGTGGCGGGGCGTCCTGCCGGCGAGACGGGTTGACGTGCCCGCGCCCAGGGAGCCGTCCGCGGCCACCGGGTACGTCGTGAGGACGTCGGCGCCGCGCACGCCGAGCACGAGACGGTCCCCCTCGAGCAGCACGTGCGACGGCGACGGCGTCGCACCGCCCGTGAGCGCGGGGTCGACCGCGGGGACCGAGGCGACGGGGGCGCCGGTCGCGGCGGCGGCGTCCCAGGCCAGCACGTGCACGGCCGCGTCGAGCTCCCCCACGACGTACAGGTGCCGGGCGTCCGGGGCGAACGCGAGGTGCCGGGGGCCGGTGCCGGGCGGGAGGGACGCGGCGACGCCGTCGGCCGTGAGGGTGCCGTCGGCGGCGCGGGCGTAGCGCCGCAGCTCGTCGGTGCCGAGGTCGGCCACGAGGACGTGACGGCGGTCCGGCGTCACGGCGACGAAGTGCGCGTGCGGCCCCTCCTGCCGGTCGGTCACCGGCCCGGACCCCTCGTGCCGGAACACCTGCGCCGGGGTGCCCGTCTCGAGCACCTCGGTGGCGTACGTGCCGTCGGGCGCCAGCGGCAGCACCGCGAGGGCGCCGTCGGTGTAGCACGCGACGTGCAGGACGTCGTCGGCGAGGAGCAGGTGGCACGGGTGCGCGCCGCCGACGGGCACGGTGACCGTGGGGGCGAGGCCGCCGTCCTCCTGCACGGCGAACGCGGTGACCGTGCCGGGGTCGTCCTCGGCGACCGCGTGCACCATCGCCCCGGACGGGTGCGCGACGACGAACGACGGCGCGGGCGTCTCGACCACCAGGCGCGGCTCGCCGAGGGCGCCCGTCGCGGGGTCGAGGTCCACGCGCCAGATCCCCTCCCCGAGACCGGCCTCGGTGCCGATGCCGGCGTGCGGGTACGTGCCGACCCACAGCGGCACGGGGCCGTGCGCGAGCGTCTCGGCGTCGGTGGCGGGTGCGGGCTGCGTCGTCAGGTCGTCCACGGCGACGACCCTACGGACGCGACCGCCTCCCCGCTCCCCACCCTCGACCCACCCCACCGCTGACTCCGCCGGGTCCGTGCCGAGCTCGCGACCTGCGACTGCCGAACTCGCCCAGAACTGCCGAACTCGGCGACCGAACGAACGCACCGCCCCCGCCGACGCCCCTCGGCGACACCTGGCCGCTTCCCGCCTCCGCCGAGTCCGACACTTCCCTGCCGAGCTCGGCACTTCGCTGCCGAGCTCGCGACCTTCGACTGCCGAACTCGTGCAGAACTGCCGAACTCGGCGACCGAACGAACGCACCGCCCCCGCCGACGCCCCTCGGCGACACCTGGCCGCTTCCCGCCTCCGCCGAGTCCGGCACTTCGCTGCCGAGTTCGGCACTTCGCTGCCGAGCTCGCGACCTTCGACTGCCGAACTCGCGCAGAACTGCCGAACTCGGCGAGGAGGGCGGGATACGGGAGGGGAAGGAAGGGAGGGGCGACGGAGGAGGGGAAAGGAGGGAGGTGCCAGGGCGCGGGAGGGAGGGGTGGGGGCGAAGGGAGGGGTGGGGGCGAAGGGCGGGGTGGGGGCGAAGGGCGGGCTGGGAGCGGGCCGGGCGGGCGGGGGGATGTGGGGCGGGGTCAGGGGGTGGGGGTGAGCCAGACGGAGGGCTCCGCCACGACCTGGCGCAGGACGGCCAGGGCTCCGCCCGTCATCGCCGGGTACTCCCCCGCGCGGGCGCGCGAGACGTCGAGGGTGGACCACGGCGCGAAGATGACGTGCGCGTCGAGCGCGGCGCGCACCGGGCCCTCGACGTGCGGGTACAGGTGCCCGAAGGTGCCGCCCAGCACCACGGCGCCCACGTCGACCACGTTGGCCACGGTCGCGACCGCGAGGCCCAGCCACCGTGCCGCGGCGTGGACCGCGGCCACGGCGGCCGCGTCGCCGGCCTCGACGGCGCGGAGCAGGTCCGCGAACCGGCTGCCCGCGGGCAGGCCCGCGGCCGCCGCGATGGCGTCCTGCCCGGCGAGCCGCTCCAGCGTCCCCGGTCCGTCGGGGGCCGAGCCGTCGACGACGACGTGCCCGATCTCCCCGCTCCAGCCGTGCCGGCCGAGGAAGATCTCGCCGTCGAGCACGAGGGCGCCGCCGACGCCGACCTCGCCGGACACGTAGAGGAACGACGGCGCTCCGGTGCCGCGGCGCGCGTGGGCCTCGGCCCGTGCGGCGAGGTTCGCCTCGTTGGCGACGCGCGGCGGGAACGCCGCGAGCACCGGGTCGGCGGCCAGGCGCGCGACGACGTCGACGTCGCGCCAGCCGAGGTTCGGCGCGACCCGCAGCGGACCGGTGACCCGGTCGACGAGCCCGGGCAGCGCCAGCGCGGTGCCGGCGACGCGGACGCCGTCGGTCTGCAGGCCGGCGAGCAGCGGGCCGGCGAGGGCCGCGAGGCGGTCGAGCACGTCACCCGGGTCCGCACCGCGCAGGTCGGCCTGCTCGACGCGCTCGACGAGCACGCCGCCCGCGAGGTCGACCGCGCGCACGCCGAGGTAGTCGACGTTCACCTCCATGCCGACGCCGGCGATCCGGCCGGGCGCGGGGGCGAGGGGCACCGCGGGACGTCCCGCGCGCGCCGCGGACACGGGGTCGAGCTCGCGCACGAGGCCCGCCTCGATGAGCACGTCGACCAGCCCGGTGACGGTGCCCCGGGCCAGTCCGGTGGACGCCGCGATCTGGGCGCGCGACGGTGGGGACGTGGCGTCGACGACGTGGGCCAGGGTGACCGACAGGTTGTGCTCGCGCAGGTGCTCCTGGCGGCGGGCGCGCACCGGGTCCGGCACGCGCTCGGCCGCACGTCCGTGCCGGGTGCGGCGGGCGGCGTCGGGGTCGTCGGCGGGCAGCCCGGACGTACCGGACGCCGGCGACCGCACGGCGCCGCGCACGTCCTCGGGTGCCCCGGCCATGGGTTGACCCTAGCCGAGATCCGTGGATAAATTCATCGCGAGAACAAATCCGCCGGGCGGTCGCCCGGAACACCACCCCTCGACGTGGAGAGATGAGCCATGGTGCGCAAGCCCACCCCCGAAGACAGGTTCTCGTTCGGCCTCTGGACCGTGGGCTGGAACGCCCAGGACCAGTTCGGCTCGAACACCCGCCCGTGGCTCGACCCGGTCGAGTCGGTGCACAAGCTCGCCGAGCTCGGCGCGGCGCACGTGACGTTCCACGACGACGACGTGGTGCCCTTCGGCTCGTCGGCCTCCGAGCGCGACAAGATCCTCGAGCGCTTCAAGGGCGCCCTGGCCGAGACCGGCATCACGGTCGAGATGGTCACGACGAACACGTTCAGCCACCCGGTGTTCAAGGACGGCGCGTTCACCTCGAACGACCGCCGCGTGCGCCGCTTCGGCCTGCGCAAGGTCCTGCGCAACGTCGACCTCGCCGCCGACCTCGGCGCCGACACGTTCGTCATGTGGGGTGGCCGCGAGGGCGCCGAGTACGACTCGGCCAAGGACCTGAAGGCCGCGCACGACCGCTACGCCGAGGGCATCGACACCGTCGCCGCGTACATCAAGGAGAAGGGCTACAAGCTCCGCATCGCGCTCGAGCCGAAGCCGAACGAGCCCCGCGGCGACATCCTCCTGCCGACGATCGGCCACGCGATCGCCCTCATCTCCACGCTGGAGAACGGCGACATCGTCGGCCTGAACCCCGAGGTCGGCCACGAGCAGATGGCGGGCCTGAACTTCACGACCGGCATCGCGCAGGCGCTGTGGCAGGGCAAGCTCTTCCACATCGACCTCAACGGCCAGCGGTCCATCAAGTACGACCAGGACCTCGTGTTCGGCCACGGCGACCTGTTCTCGGCGTTCGCCACGGTCGACCTGCTCGAGAACGGCTTCCCGAGCGGCGGCCCGAAGTACACCGGCCCGATCCACTTCGACTACAAGCCCTCGCGCACCGAGGACTTCCAGGGCGTGTGGGACTCGGCGGCGGCGAACATGTCGACGTACATCCTGCTCAAGGAGCGCGCGCAGGCGTTCCGCGCCGACCCCGAGGTCCAGGAGGCCCTCGAGGCGGCCGGCGTCCTCTCGCTCGCCGAGCCGACGCTCGCCGAGGGTGAGACGATCGCCGACCTGCTGAACGACCGCTCGGCGTTCGAGGACTTCGACGCCGACGAGGTCGGCGCGCACGGCTTCGGCTTCGTGCGCCTCAACCAGCTCGCGCTCGAGCACGCGCTCGGCGCGCGCGGCTGACGCAGCACGCACGTCCGGCACGCCCGCCGGAGCGCCCTGGCACCGTCCAGGGGCTCCGGCGGGCGTCGCCGTCCCGGCCCCGCGCCCCGTCCGGGCGGCGCGGCCGGCCTCACCTCCCCGCCCGGACCCCCGACCCGCGGCCGACCGGCGCGGGCCAGCTCGTGGAGGAGCACAGGCGATGACGCTCGTGGCAGGTGTGGACTCGTCCACCCAGTCGTGCAAGGTGGTGGTGCGCGACGCGGAGACCGGCGCGCTGGTCCGGCAGGGGCGCGCGACGCACCCCGACGGCACCGAGGTGGCGCCCGCGGCGTGGTGGGACGCGCTGCAGGAGGCGATCGCGCAGGCCGGCGGTCTCGACGACGTCGCCGCGGTGGCGGTGGGCGGGCAGCAGCACGGCATGGTGGCGCTCGACGAGCACGGCGAGGTCGTCCGCGACGCGCTGCTGTGGAACGACACGCGCTCGGCCGGTGCGGCGCGCGACCTGGTCGCGGAGCTCGGCGACGGCGACGTCGCGGCGGGCGCGCAGGCGTGGGCGTCGGCGATCGGCTCGGTGCCGGTCGCCTCGCTGACGGTGACGAAGCTGCGCTGGCTGCGCGACGCCGAGCCGGAGAACGCGGCGCGCGTCGCGGCCGTCGCGCTCCCCCACGACTGGCTGACGTGGAAGCTCGCGGGCGGGCTCGCCGAGGTCGGCTGGGAGGGCCTGGTCACGGACCGCTCCGACGCGTCCGGCACGGGCTACTGGTCGCCGTTCACCGAGGACTACCGCCTGGACCTGCTCGAGCTCGCGCTCGGCTCGCGCCCGCGCCTGCCGCGCGTGCTCGGTCCTCGTGAGGCCGGTCCCCGCCTCGCCGGCGGCGGCGCGCTGCTCGGCCCCGGCGCGGGCGACAACGCGGGTGCCGCGCTCGCCCTCGGCCTGCAGCCGGGCGACGTCGCGGTGTCCATCGGCACGTCGGGCGTCGTCTCGGCCGTCGCGAAGGCCCCGACGGCGGACGGCTCCGGCCTCGTCACCGGCTTCGCCGACGCGACGGGTGCGTACCTGCCGCTGGCCTGCACGCTCAACGCCTCCCGGGTCCTCGACGCCGCGCGCCGCATCCTCGGCGTCGACCACGCCGGCCTGTCCGAGCTCGCGCTGTCCGCCCCGGCCGGCGCGGACGGCCTCGTGCACATCCCCTACCTCGAGGGTGAGCGCACGCCCAACAAGCCGGACGCCACGGGCGCGCTGCACGGCATGCGCCTGGGCAACACCACGCCCGCGCACCTCGCCCGCGCCGCGGTCGAGGGCATGCTCTGCTCGCTCGCCGACGGCATCGACGCGCTGCGCGAGGTCGGCGTGCCCGTCGAGCGGCTGTTCCTCATCGGCGGCGGCGCGCAGTCGGAGGCCGTGCGCCGCATCGCGCCGACGGTCCTCGGGCTCGACGTGCACGTGCCGACGCCGGGCGAGTACGTCGCCGACGGCGCCGCGCGCCAGGCCGCGTGGGTGCTCTCGGGGTCGGACACGCCCCCGGCCTGGTCCGCCGCGTCCGACGCCGAGGTCGTCAGCGCGCCCGTGGAGCCGCAGGTGCGCGCGCAGTACGCCGCGGCCCGCGAGCTCACGGTGGACCGCACCTCCTGACGTCCCGGCGCGACCGCCCGCGTCCGCGGACGCACGAGGGCCCGGCACCGTACGGTGCCGGGCCCTCGTCGTGCGGGGACGGTCTCAGTGCGCCGCGTCGTAGGCCTGGCGGACCTCCGCCGAGATGCGGCCGCGCTCGGAGACCTGGTAGCCGTTCTCCTTGGCCCACTCACGGATCTCCTGCGCCTCGTTGGCACGCGCCGCCCGCGAGGACGACGAGCCCGAGGAGGACCGGCCGGACGA includes these proteins:
- the xylA gene encoding xylose isomerase, with the protein product MVRKPTPEDRFSFGLWTVGWNAQDQFGSNTRPWLDPVESVHKLAELGAAHVTFHDDDVVPFGSSASERDKILERFKGALAETGITVEMVTTNTFSHPVFKDGAFTSNDRRVRRFGLRKVLRNVDLAADLGADTFVMWGGREGAEYDSAKDLKAAHDRYAEGIDTVAAYIKEKGYKLRIALEPKPNEPRGDILLPTIGHAIALISTLENGDIVGLNPEVGHEQMAGLNFTTGIAQALWQGKLFHIDLNGQRSIKYDQDLVFGHGDLFSAFATVDLLENGFPSGGPKYTGPIHFDYKPSRTEDFQGVWDSAAANMSTYILLKERAQAFRADPEVQEALEAAGVLSLAEPTLAEGETIADLLNDRSAFEDFDADEVGAHGFGFVRLNQLALEHALGARG
- a CDS encoding xylulokinase: MTLVAGVDSSTQSCKVVVRDAETGALVRQGRATHPDGTEVAPAAWWDALQEAIAQAGGLDDVAAVAVGGQQHGMVALDEHGEVVRDALLWNDTRSAGAARDLVAELGDGDVAAGAQAWASAIGSVPVASLTVTKLRWLRDAEPENAARVAAVALPHDWLTWKLAGGLAEVGWEGLVTDRSDASGTGYWSPFTEDYRLDLLELALGSRPRLPRVLGPREAGPRLAGGGALLGPGAGDNAGAALALGLQPGDVAVSIGTSGVVSAVAKAPTADGSGLVTGFADATGAYLPLACTLNASRVLDAARRILGVDHAGLSELALSAPAGADGLVHIPYLEGERTPNKPDATGALHGMRLGNTTPAHLARAAVEGMLCSLADGIDALREVGVPVERLFLIGGGAQSEAVRRIAPTVLGLDVHVPTPGEYVADGAARQAAWVLSGSDTPPAWSAASDAEVVSAPVEPQVRAQYAAARELTVDRTS
- a CDS encoding ROK family transcriptional regulator, whose product is MAGAPEDVRGAVRSPASGTSGLPADDPDAARRTRHGRAAERVPDPVRARRQEHLREHNLSVTLAHVVDATSPPSRAQIAASTGLARGTVTGLVDVLIEAGLVRELDPVSAARAGRPAVPLAPAPGRIAGVGMEVNVDYLGVRAVDLAGGVLVERVEQADLRGADPGDVLDRLAALAGPLLAGLQTDGVRVAGTALALPGLVDRVTGPLRVAPNLGWRDVDVVARLAADPVLAAFPPRVANEANLAARAEAHARRGTGAPSFLYVSGEVGVGGALVLDGEIFLGRHGWSGEIGHVVVDGSAPDGPGTLERLAGQDAIAAAAGLPAGSRFADLLRAVEAGDAAAVAAVHAAARWLGLAVATVANVVDVGAVVLGGTFGHLYPHVEGPVRAALDAHVIFAPWSTLDVSRARAGEYPAMTGGALAVLRQVVAEPSVWLTPTP
- a CDS encoding glycosyltransferase, which gives rise to MTVERAPRVAMLSVHTSPLDQPGTGDAGGMNVYVLELSRALAARGARVEIFTRATSSDLPETVVLDGAAPDGHRIAGAEARDVLLARDVPAGVVPPVLVHHVPAGPFEALDKNDLPGVLCGMAAGVLRSEAARRPGWYDVVHSHYWLSGQVGALAAQRWEVPLVHTAHTLARVKNASLGPGDSPEPTVRVVGEEQVVAEADALVASTGVEARELVDLYGADPQRVHVVEPGVDLDRFAPAPAGGREAARRALGLPADRQVVLFAGRVQPLKAPDVLVRALGVLKASGRPVPLLVVLGGPSGRPTAVRELLALAATVGVADDVVVRPPAPRDELARWYHAADVVAMPSRSESFGLVAAEAQASGVPVLAAAVGGLRTVVDDGVSGRLVRGHDPARWADVVADALADDARRAAWAGAARGVAERFGWDAAADQLLKVYSVAAEQRG
- a CDS encoding beta-propeller fold lactonase family protein, producing the protein MDDLTTQPAPATDAETLAHGPVPLWVGTYPHAGIGTEAGLGEGIWRVDLDPATGALGEPRLVVETPAPSFVVAHPSGAMVHAVAEDDPGTVTAFAVQEDGGLAPTVTVPVGGAHPCHLLLADDVLHVACYTDGALAVLPLAPDGTYATEVLETGTPAQVFRHEGSGPVTDRQEGPHAHFVAVTPDRRHVLVADLGTDELRRYARAADGTLTADGVAASLPPGTGPRHLAFAPDARHLYVVGELDAAVHVLAWDAAAATGAPVASVPAVDPALTGGATPSPSHVLLEGDRLVLGVRGADVLTTYPVAADGSLGAGTSTRLAGRTPRHHEVVADWTVVALQESHAVVVLDHDGTEVGRASIPSPACVARVR